From a single Phragmites australis chromosome 7, lpPhrAust1.1, whole genome shotgun sequence genomic region:
- the LOC133923765 gene encoding pentatricopeptide repeat-containing protein At3g57430, chloroplastic-like, with translation MVAHGVTFASALPACSQPEMLALGREMHAYVVKDTELAANSFVASVLVGMYASHERVDTARQVFVMVSVDRQLGLWNAMICGYAKAGMDEDALELFARMEAEDGIVPSETTMVGVLPACARSEAFAGKEAVHGYVLKRGMADNRFVQNALMDMYACLGDMDAARRIFAAIEPRDVVSWNTLITVCVVQGHIGEAFQLVREMQQQGRFTNATMEGDVTGVAGESAHPESAPVHEHMDTLLKQMRSHGYKPDTSRVLLMTSTTMRTRRSSGTTAAPRPLASLLLPTAQRPLASCLAPTHLPPPTNRPASAHLLSTTPHSPASHPSSPPARAHRLLTAST, from the exons ATGGTCGCGCACGGCGTCACGTTCGCGAGCGCGCTCCCGGCGTGCTCTCAACCGGAGATGCTGGCCCTGGGCAGGGAGATGCACGCCTACGTCGTCAAGGacaccgagctcgccgccaacTCCTTCGTCGCGAGCGTGCTAGTGGGCATGTACGCCAGCCACGAGCGGGTGGACACGGCGAGGCAGGTGTTCGTCATGGTCTCCGTTGACCGGCAGCTCGGGCTGTGGAACGCCATGATCTGCGGGTATGCGAAGGCCGGCATGGACGAGGACGCGCTGGAGCTCTTCGCCCGGATGGAGGCCGAGGACGGTATCGTGCCCAGCGAGACCACCATGGTCGGTGTGCTGCCCGCATGCGCGCGCTCGGAGGCCTTCGCCGGCAAGGAGGCCGTGCACGGGTACGTCTTGAAGCGCGGCATGGCAGACAACCGGTTCGTGCAGAACGCGCTCATGGACATGTACGCGTGCCTCGGAGACATGGACGCCGCACGGAGGATCTTCGCCGCGATCGAGCCCCGCGACGTGGTCTCCTGGAACACCCTGATCACTGTCTGCGTTGTCCAGGGCCACATCGGCGAGGCGTTTCAGCTGGTCAGAGAGATGCAGCAGCAAGGGAGATTCACTAATGCAACAATGGAAGGCGACGTCACCGGAGTGGCTGGCGAGTCAGCGCACCCGGAGAGCGCGCCGGTGCACGAGCACATGGACACGCTCTTGAAGCAGATGCGGAGCCATGGGTACAAGCCGGACACATCCCGCGTGCTCCTGATGACATCAACGACCATGAGAACGCGGCGATCCTCAGGTACCACA GCCGCCCCACGCCCGCTCGCCTCCCTCCTGTTGCCCACCGCCCAGCGCCCGCTCGCCTCCTGCCTTGCGCCCACCCACCTGCCGCCCCCTACCAACCGCCCCGCATCTGCCCACCTGCTGTCAACCACCCCGCATTCGCCCGCCTCCCACCCATCGTCACCACCTGCCCGCGCCCACCGCCTCCTGACCGCATCTACCTGA
- the LOC133923866 gene encoding serine/arginine-rich splicing factor RS31-like yields the protein MRPVFVGNLDYDTRHSELDRLFYRYGRIERIDMKSGFAFVYFEDERDGDDAIRALDGYPFGPGRRRLSVEWSRGDRAARRDGNKPAANTKPTKTLFVINFDPINTRVTDIERHFGPFGNISNVRIRRNFAFVQFETLEEATKALEATHATTLLDRVISVEYAFRDDGERSDRYDSPRREGGGGGYGRRGDSPYRRSVSPVYRSRPSPDYGRSGSPVYGSYDRSRSPVRDRYRRSPVPRSRSPPANRRAYD from the exons ATGAGGCCCGTCTTCGTGGGGAACCTGGACTACGACACCCGCCACTCGGAGCTCGACCGCCTCTTCTACCGCTACGGCAGGATCGAACGCATCGACATGAAGTCAG GATTTGCTTTTGTCTACTTTGAGGATGAACGTGATGGCGATGACGCCATACGGGCTCTTGATGGTTACCCCTTTGGCCCTGGGAGACGCAGGCTTTCGGTTGAGTGGTCACGG GGTGATCGAGCTGCTAGACGTGATGGCAATAAACCAGCGGCAAACACTAAGCCCACTAAGACATTGTTTGTCATTAACTTTGATCCAATCAACACAAGAGTCACTGATATTGAAAGACACTTTGGACCATTTGGGAATATCTCTAATGTTCGGATAAGGAGGAACTTTGCATTTGTCCAGTTTGAAACACTGGAAGAAGCCACAAAGGCTCTCGAAGCTACTCATGCTAC CACGCTCTTGGACAGGGTGATATCTGTTGAGTATGCCTTTAGGGATGATGGCGAACGAAGTGATAGGTATGACAGTCCAAgaagagaaggcggcggcggcggctatggTAGGCGGGGTGATAGTCCATATCGCCGATCTGTTAGCCCAGTGTACCGGTCACGACCTAGTCCTGACTATGGTCGCTCAGGGAGCCCTGTATATGGTTCGTATGACAGGAGCAGGAGTCCTGTTCGTGATCGCTATCGGAG ATCTCCTGTCCCTCGATCAAGATCCCCGCCTGCCAACAGAAGAGCTTATGACTGA
- the LOC133923401 gene encoding uncharacterized protein LOC133923401, with product MASTDVILSSPVASEGFKSKFLASPAVADVSSSSKMQQVKMELTSGAAVKIIGKKQQLKPRFAVELDGLNCFETLVPR from the exons ATGGCTTCCACAGATGTCATATTGTCTTCACCTGTGGCCAGCGAGGGCTTCAAGAGCAAG TTCTTGGCGAGCCCAGCAGTGGCAGatgtcagcagcagcagcaaaatGCAGCAGGTGAAGATGGAGCTCACCAGCGGTGCTGCCGTGAAGATTATTGGCAAGAAGCAGCAGCTGAAACCGCGGTTCGCCGTCGAGTTGGATGGGCTCAACTGCTTCGAGACCCTGGTCCCACGCTGA